The Caldalkalibacillus thermarum DNA window GTTGTCGAAATCGGCAAGTTTATCACCGGTTGACAGGTTTCCATTCCCTGTCCAGCATCCCGTAAACCGCATGATCCACATAATGGTCATACAGCCACTCCGCTTCTCGAATAATGTCTTCAAATACAAATCCCAGCCGTTCTGGAATCGCACGGCTTTTTTGTTTTCCACCGCTAGGTTAGGTTTTGTTAGAATATTTAGGTTTTTTGCAGTGTCAGCCTTTTACGACTGGTTTTGCTGTTGATGAGCCGGACCTGGGTGTAGTGGATCATCAGCATAGCCGAGCCTGGCCGGTTTGCTGCTGATGTGCTGGGTGAGAGATTGGATGCAGAAAGTGAGCTGTTCCAGCTTACTTTCAATCCGGGTTAACAGGTAAAAGGTGACCAGAATGGGAAAGCTGATCTCTGCCACTAAGGCGATCCAATCCACGCTTCATTCCTCCTTTCATTAACCGCTGTGTGAGCATCAATAGGAGAGAGAGGATTGTTCCGCTTATCCCCTCTCTCCCGTCACTGCCTGCTGCCACGGTACTCTCCTGTCATGTGCCCCCTTAGGACATGAGTTCGATCTCCTCCACATAGCGGTCGACGATGCGGGCACCGCGTTTGCGGACAAGATCACCACCGGAGGAATCAAATACATTTTTGGCAATAATCTCGTCCATCACCTGAGAGATGAAGACGGGATCGGCAGGTTCCACAGGGGACTCCAGTGTCAGGCGCACTGCCCGTCCCTCCATATTTTCAAAGATTAATTCCAGTGTTTTGGACATCTTGTTCACCTCCTTTGTCCGTGGTTGATCGTGCTGGTATCAATGGGGAGCTGTCCTGGTTTGGGACCGCCCCCGGGGACGGCCCCCGTTTCACCGCCCTTATTCGATGTTGATCAGGGTCGCCCGGTCAGCACGCTCCGTTTCAACCAGCAAGTGGGTTTGCAAGCTGGCCAGGGCTTGGGCCACCTGGTATAAGTCTTCATCTGTGGCTGTGGGCTTCACCCGGGAGAACGTTTTGCTCCGTTCAATCGGGTTGCCGTCTTCGTCGTCGCCCACGTAGAAGACCAGGATCAGCCGGGTGTCATAGGGATTGCTCATGACGGCCATTGATGCACCCTCCTTTCGTGATGGAGACTGGGGATTCACTTGTCATCCCGGGATGCACTCCTTATATACACAACGGGTTAGATAAGGGGGGACAATAGATCCCGCATTTTTTTCAGCGCCCGTTTTTTCCACGTTTTGACGGTGTGGATGGAGACATTCTCCCGCCTGGCCAACTCACTTAGCGGAACCGCGTTGACAAGGTGCTCATGCAGAATCAGCCTTTCCCTTGGTGACAACGGT harbors:
- a CDS encoding YvrJ family protein, whose amino-acid sequence is MDWIALVAEISFPILVTFYLLTRIESKLEQLTFCIQSLTQHISSKPARLGYADDPLHPGPAHQQQNQS
- a CDS encoding DUF2922 domain-containing protein, translated to MSKTLELIFENMEGRAVRLTLESPVEPADPVFISQVMDEIIAKNVFDSSGGDLVRKRGARIVDRYVEEIELMS
- a CDS encoding DUF1659 domain-containing protein, whose protein sequence is MAVMSNPYDTRLILVFYVGDDEDGNPIERSKTFSRVKPTATDEDLYQVAQALASLQTHLLVETERADRATLINIE